The proteins below come from a single Ictalurus furcatus strain D&B chromosome 27, Billie_1.0, whole genome shotgun sequence genomic window:
- the LOC128603015 gene encoding galanin receptor type 1-like: MQQHCAQTVLLVVAAFLFCWMPHHIIAMWVEFGDFPLNDASFAFRIMSHCLAYGNSCVNPILYAFLSENFRKACRQVFTCRLFYSPPPVKKIARIRMENFSTTHSTTNV, encoded by the coding sequence CACAGACGGTGCTGCTGGTTGTCGCAGCTTTCCTCTTCTGTTGGATGCCCCACCATATCATTGCCATGTGGGTGGAATTTGGAGATTTCCCCCTGAACGATGCCTCCTTTGCGTTTCGCATCATGTCGCACTGCTTGGCCTATGGAAACTCCTGTGTCAACCCCATTCTCTACGCCTTCCTCTCGGAGAACTTTCGGAAGGCTTGCCGGCAGGTCTTCACCTGCCGTCTCTTCTACTCACCCCCGCCTGTGAAGAAAATAGCACGGATCAGGATGGAGAATTTCTCCACCACACACTCCACCACCAACGTGTGA